From Pyrenophora tritici-repentis strain M4 chromosome 1, whole genome shotgun sequence, the proteins below share one genomic window:
- a CDS encoding CaiA, Acyl-CoA dehydrogenase has product MSATAYLPFSEPPYIVGLPSPYYKETHLKWQKACRQFVEKHLLEKALEWDTNETVPEHVWDTFAKANMLLPTLPAPLPVEWLKKLGIHDILGVVKVEEWDYIHTMIYTDEMQRSGLAGPPGSLTVGVSFGLPPIIKYGNKQLQERFLPELLTCKKRICIAITEPEAGSDVANITTTAEKTADGKHYIINGSKKWITNGIWSDYATMAVRTSGPGPTGLSMVVVPLKGYPGVSMRRIKVGGNISSGTTFIELDDVKVPVENLVGEEGMGMKYIMTNFNHERLSIAIGATRQARVALSAAVEYVLKREAFGKPLVDQPVVRHRLAKAGALLESQWAWVEQFVYQMVHLPKATADIELGGLTAMVKAQSGIVLNECAQTAQLLFGGNGYTKSGQGELIERISREVPGIRIPGGSEDVMLDLGVRQLVKNFKSKTKAMERPKGTWKL; this is encoded by the exons ATGTCCGCCACTGCGTACCTTCCCTTCTCCGAACCACCCTACATCGTCGGTCTTCCATCCCCGTACTACAAAGAGACGCATCTGAAATGGCAGAAAGCATGTCGCCAGTTCGTGGAGAAGCATCTACTAGAGAAAGCATTAGAATGGGATACAAATGAGACGGTGCCGGAGCACGTGTGGGACACGTTTGCAAAAGCGAACATGTTGCTTCCCACACTTCCAGCTCCTTTGCCGGTGGAATGGCTGAAGAAGCTGGGTATTCACGATATCCTTGGCGTGGTGAAGGTCGAGGAGTGGGACTACATTCATACGATGATCTATACTGATGAG ATGCAACGGAGTGGTCTCGCAGGGCCCCCCGGTTCTCTCACTGTCGGTGTCTCGTTCGGCTTACCGCCAATCATCAAGTACGGTAACAAGCAACTGCAAGAGCGCTTCCTTCCAGAACTTCTTACCTGCAAGAAGCGAATTTGTATCGCCATTACTGAGCCCGAAGCTGGATCGGATGTTGCAAACATTACGACGACGGCTGAAAAGACGGCTGATGGAAAGCACTACATCATAAACGGCAGCAAGAAGTGGATCACGAACGGAATCTGGTCGGACTATGCTACTATGGCTGTGAGAACTAGCGGTCCCGGACCGACTGGCTTGTCCATGGTAGTCGTACCTCTGAAAGGATATCCGGGCGTTAGCATGCGACGCATTAAGGTTGGCGGTAACATAAGCTCAGGCACGACCTTCATCGAGCTTGATGACGTCAAAGTACCAGTAGAAAACCTTGTTGGGGAAGAAGGAATGGGCATGAAGTACAT AATGACGAACTTCAACCACGAACGGCTTTCTATCGCTATCGGCGCAACCCGCCAAGCCCGCGTCGCCCTATCTGCGGCAGTAGAATACGTGCTTAAACGCGAAGCCTTCGGCAAACCGCTTGTCGACCAGCCTGTGGTACGCCACCGCCTTGCCAAGGCTGGTGCTCTGCTAGAGTCACAGTGGGCGTGGGTGGAGCAATTTGTATACCAGATGGTACATCTGCCCAAGGCGACAGCAGATATCGAGCTGGGTGGTCTGACGGCCATGGTGAAGGCGCAAAGTGGCATTGTGCTGAACGAGTGCGCACAGACGGCGCAGCTGCTGTTTGGTGGTAACGGATACACAAAGAGTGGGCAGGGAGAGCTAATAGAGA GGATCTCTCGTGAGGTTCCAGGTATACGGATACCTGGTGGTTCTGAGGACGTGATGCTAGATCTTGGAGTCCGTCAATTGGTGAAGAATTTCAAGAGCAAGACCAAGGCTATGGAGAGGCCAAAGGGGACATGGAAGCTGTAG
- a CDS encoding FF multi-domain protein: MNGYPLPMIPPPGPVWTAATNTDGREYYYNTITKVTTWEKPDELKDDVERALPGSGWTAHVADGKRYFARIGTNETTWTIPEAVQQKIDQARQNQMPPRPPPAGPSGWAAGPPSSVTPYENRRPERDEYRPDRHDRRDDRERDREAGFGGDRPNISFTVGTELQFSSPQEAEAAFMKVLKQMKVQPDWTWQQAVRAGIHDPNWRAIPEPEKREEAFRKYCDDLRAQEKQKELERQAKLRSDFTAMLRSHPEIKYYTRWKTALPIIDQETIFRSAKDDTERRALFEEYIISCKKAHEEEEAQSRRSALEQVMGLLQGLNLEPFTRWQAAEEKLERNDEFKSEKFQTLTRIDVLNQFETHIRHLQREHNDRVQADRRIKRRIERKNRDGFLELLEQLTKDGVLRAGTKWKDIHTVIQDDPRYTAMLGQEGSSPLDLFRDALEVEEGKFRSLRRRALDVLEHERFEVTTSTPVEDFLSVMRKDVRTADIDEQSMHSIYNYVLSKVKKREEDERRDVESNERYAVDKLRSVIKHLDPPVSLSDTWEVVRPRVEKTDEYRALKSDTLRESAFDKFISRMKEKESDRRDRSRRDDRDRDRDRRDRDREYRNGHSDSHRRHRTRTRSPEHDPYAAERRRAVQDREARYRNSDGTGLSPIPRRERRDDDRYERSRRSPGGDHYGRERREREAERERSYVSRADPREATVSLLDYGDSGGRTSSARRRRESDESSTRRDRDTKRARYSPRVEGKSKTPVPEPTVKKEEEDRALRSGSEEGEIEED, encoded by the exons ATGAATGGTTACCCGCTCCCAATGATACCGCCTCCAGGTCCCGTATGGACGGCTGCGACAAATACAGACGGTAGAGAATACTACTACAACACCATCACCAAAGTTACTACGTGGGAAAAGCCCGATGAGCTCAAGGACGACGTAGAG CGCGCACTCCCCGGCTCCGGCTGGACAGCTCATGTGGCAGATGGCAAACGGTACTTTGCACGCATTGGCACAAATGAAACGACGTGGACTATACCCGAGGCTGTCCAACAGAAAATCGACCAGGCTAGGCAGAACCAGATGCCCCCGCGACCCCCTCCTGCAGGACCGTCTGGATGGGCAGCAGGGCCGCCTTCGAGTGTTACTCCCTACGAAAACAGGCGCCCCGAGCGCGACGAGTACCGCCCCGACCGACACGACCGCCGGGATGACCGTGAGCGCGATCGTGAAGCTGGCTTTGGTGGCGATCGACCCAACATCAGCTTTACAGTGGGTACTGAGCTTCAATTCTCTAGCCCGCAGGAGGCAGAGGCGGCCTTTATGAAAGTGCTTAAACAGATGAAAGTACAGCCTGACTGGACCTGGCAGCAAGCTGTGCGCGCCGGTATTCATGATCCCAACTGGCGCGCCATCCCCGAACCAGAGAAGCGCGAGGAGGCTTTCAGGAAGTACTGTGACGATCTACGCGCTCAAGAGAAGCAGAAAGAGCTGGAACGCCAGGCCAAATTGCGCTCTGACTTTACCGCCATGTTGCGCTCGCACCCCGAGATCAAGTACTACACGCGCTGGAAGACAGCGTTGCCGATCATCGACCAAGAAACCATCTTCCGATCTGCCAAAGACGACACCGAACGAAGGGCTCTATTTGAGGAGTACATCATTTCATGCAAGAAGGCACacgaagaggaagaggcacAGAGCAGGCGATCCGCTCTCGAACAAGTAATGGGTCTGCTCCAGGGTCTAAATCTGGAGCCTTTTACTCGCTGGCAGGCGGCCGAGGAAAAGTTGGAGCGCAACGACGAGTTCAAGAGCGAGAAATTCCAAACCTTGACTCGCATCGATGTTCTGAACCAGTTCGAGACGCACATCAGGCATCTTCAGCGCGAACACAACGATCGTGTTCAGGCCGACCGACGTATCAAACGTCGCATAGAACGCAAGAATCGCGACGGATTCCTAGAACTGTTGGAGCAGTTGACCAAGGACGGTGTACTGCGTGCTGGTACCAAGTGGAAGGACATCCATACGGTGATTCAAGATGATCCTCGCTACACGGCCATGCTCGGACAAGAGGGATCCTCGCCGCTCGATCTGTTCAGGGATGCTTTGGAGGTAGAAGAGGGCAAGTTCCGTTCTCTGCGCCGAAGAGCGCTGGACGTGCTCGAG CACGAACGCTTCGAAGTTACAACGTCTACCCCCGTGGAAGATTTCCTAAGTGTCATGCGAAAAGACGTTCGCACCGCTGATATTGACGAACAGTCCATGCACAGCATCTACAACTACGTGCTCTCGAAGGTGAAGAAACGCGAGGAAGATGAACGTCGAGACGTCGAATCCAACGAGCGCTACGCTGTAGACAAGCTCCGCTCTGTGATCAAGCATCTTGATCCACCAGTGTCGCTTTCAGACACCTGGGAAGTGGTACGTCCCCGCGTTGAAAAAACAGACGAGTACCGCGCACTGAAGTCAGATACCCTTCGCGAGTCGGCCTTCGACAAGTTTATATCCCGCATGAAGGAAAAGGAGAGTGATCGTCGGGACCGTAGCAGACGCGATGATCGCGATCGTGATAGGGACAGGCGCGACCGAGACCGTGAGTATCGCAACGGTCATTCAGACTCCCACCGACGTCATCGTACGCGTACTCGCTCACCTGAACATGACCCATACGCCGCGGAGCGCCGCAGAGCAGTGCAAGACAGGGAGGCACGCTACAGAAATAGTGACGGCACAGGTTTGTCTCCGATTCCCCGCCGCGAGCGTCGAGATGACGATCGCTACGAGCGCTCTCGCCGCAGTCCTGGTGGTGATCACTATGGACGCGAGCGCCGTGAGCGCGAAGCGGAGCGTGAGCGATCTTACGTCAGTAGAGCCGATCCTCGCGAAGCAACCGTCAGTCTGCTAGACTACGGCGACAGTGGTGGTCGCACTTCGTCTGCCCGCCGCCGTCGGGAGAGCGATGAGAGTTCTACTAGGCGCGATCGCGACACCAAG CGTGCTCGCTACTCCCCTCGCGTCGAGGGAAAGTCCAAAACTCCCGTTCCCGAGCCGACTGTgaagaaggaagaggaagaccgCGCCCTCCGTAGTGGGAGCGAGGAAGGTGAAATTGAGGAAGATTAG
- a CDS encoding Trs65 domain containing protein, which yields MTTDVAEALPRGSSEFVESSVLEAVVPASSNVDIKNDIKSWAGTTDESGSILPLLSQRNVLLLDELLAVYIVFRTPLLEDATLKSYLARLVVKVEAFAFSTTPIPEQDPKAGPLKELLYSGTIKDTDEPTIVNHEEGDAAHTYVIWKVDIFIARPQGRFHKPAVYFQPTASFKPTERPKQEIIEDEYLPSLVPTPLNLLQAFEHDPALVGIHPRLSAMRISKVTPNAPIAREMVRPIRHGQKPLYRVLPPLIWRMRYSKIQTSLSDLSLMASLDLEVAQYATYDVRIKSVRLTLHGGKVKELSHDQDTMISHKPGDQLTYLYKISPDLRPDGTPALGSKGHYLTLNVEANVTMSSNCRPDIAIEWKTPVDFAHEQSSSLVKPIHRPRSSTIQSVTASNPDALPAPEIQDQAGQINSSNDVVSITLTVSGPPSVRVGEIFTWDVFIVNRSDKMRRLAILVVVKRSRDVERHKSHPSTSSAGGPRVDKKELLATAVVDENVVYAKQKSARMETADLICLTTDIRLGQLSPGSCYTADLKLLPLTAGILSVESIRVVDLVSNEAVDIRDLPSIIAVAP from the exons ATGACTACAGACGTTGCCGAAGCACTGCCGCGTGGAAGCTCTGAATTTGTCGAGAGCTCGGTGTTGGAAGCTGTCGTCCCTGCAAGTTCGAATGTCGACATCAAGAACGACATCAAATCTTGGGCTGGAACAACAGATGAAAGTGGCTCCATATTGCCATTGCTTTCGCAAAGAAATGTGCTTTTACTTG ATGAACTACTAGCTGTGTATATCGTGTTCCGAACGCCACTTCTCGAGGATGCCACATTGAAGTCGTATCTTGCAAGACTTGTCGTCAAAGTGGAGGCTTTTGCATTCAGCACCACCCCGATTCCCGAACAGGACCCCAAAGCTGGACCTCTGAAAGAACTTCTCTATTCTGGTACCATCAAAGATACAGATGAGCCTACAATCGTCAACCATGAAGAAGGAGATGCCGCTCATACCTATGTCATTTGGAAGGTGGATATCTTCATAG CTCGTCCTCAGGGCAGATTCCACAAACCTGCAGTATACTTTCAGCCTACAGCATCCTTCAAACCCACAGAAAGGCCCAAGCAAGAGATTATTGAAGACGAGTACCTTCCAAGCCTAGTTCCGACGCCGTTGAATCTACTTCAGGCATTTGAACATGACCCCGCCCTTGTTGGTATTCATCCACGCCTTTCAGCGATGCGGATCAGCAAGGTCACACCAAACGCTCCGATTGCGAGAGAAATGGTTCGCCCTATTCGACACGGGCAAAAGCCTCTGTATCGTGTGCTACCACCGTTGATCTGGAGAATGAGATATTCAAAAATCCAGACATCATTGAGCGACCTCTCTCTGATGGCTTCTCTGGATCTGGAAGTCGCTCAATACGCTACGTATGATGTGAGAATCAAAAGCGTTCGCTTGACTTTACATGGTGGCAAGGTCAAGGAGTTGAGCCATGACCAAGATACGATGATAAGTCACAAGCCCGGTGACCAACTGACATATCTGTATAAGATCAGCCCGGATCTTCGTCCTGACGGGACGCCTGCACTCGGGAGCAAGGGTCACTATTTGACGCTGAATGTCGAGGCCAATGTCACTATGAGCAGCAATTGCCGGCCAGACATTGCCATTGAATGGAAAACGCCTGTTGATTTTGCACACGAACAGTCATCTAGTTTGGTCAAGCCCATTCATCGACCGAGGAGTTCAACAATTCAAAGCGTGACTGCATCCAATCCAGATGCTCTTCCAGCTCCAGAGATACAAGATCAGGCTGGGCAGATCAATTCGAGCAACGACGTGGTCAGTATCACTCTCACAGTATCTGGGCCACCTAGTGTTCGGGTTGGCGAGATATTCACATGGGATGTATTCATAGTCAACCGATCCGACAAGATGCGGAGGCTGGCGATCTTGGTCGTCGTGAAAAGATCGAGAGATGTCGAGAGGCACAAATCACATCCATCAACATCGTCTGCAGGCGGTCCTCGGGTAGACAAGAAAGAGTTGCTTGCGACAGCTGTGGTTGATGAAAACGTCGTGTATGCAAAGCAGAAGAGTGCGAGAATGGAGACAGCGGATCTGATCTGCTTGACGACTGATATTCGCCTGGG GCAGCTTTCACCTGGCTCGTGCTACACGGCTGATCTCAAGCTTCTTCCGCTTACTGCCGGTATCTTGTCTGTGGAGTCTATACGAGTCGTGGACTTGGTCAGTAATGAAGCTGTAGACATTCGTGACTTGCCCAGCATTATTGCCGTAGCACCATAA
- a CDS encoding Mpv17-PMP22 domain containing protein, whose translation MNSTRHRLLYQLNSRWIYGKIPLLHSIVFLLQMAAVSLLTRKYNQYYAARPVLTTMITNAVLGGIADTVAQTLTAVRERAVRKKGGPAKDDFLAIEIHDLDRRNPLNDNDLIPDSKKLPPPFDFERTTRFMSYGFLMSPIQHRWFRFLSSTFPVTKTATWLPALKRVAFDQFLFAPAGLAAFFTFMTVAEGGGKRAVQRKFQDVYVPALKANYMVWPAVQIINFRVMPIQYQIPFVSTVGIAWTAYLSLTNSADEA comes from the exons ATGAACAGCACCAGACACAGATTGCTTTACCAGCTGAACAGCCGCTGGATCTACGGAAAGATT CCGCTGTTACATTCGATAGTATTCCTCTTGCAAATGGCTGCTGTGAGTTTACTCACGCGCAAGTACAACCAGTACTATGCTGCGCGACCGGTTCTGACCACGATGATAACCAACGCT GTGTTGGGTGGTATAGCAGACACAGTAGCCCAGACATTGACAGCTGTGCGGGAGCGCGCAGTTCGCAAGAAGGGAGGGCCAGCCAAGGATGACTTCCTGGCGATTGAGATCCATGACCTCGACAGGCGGAACCCCCTCAATGACAACGACCTCATTCCTGACTCGAAGAAACTCCCTCCACCTTTCGACTTCGAGCGCACCACGAGATTCATGTCGTACGGTTTCCTCATGTCGCCGATTCAGCACAGGTGGTTCCGCTTCCTGTCGTCGACCTTCCCAGTTACAAAGACGGCTACATGGCTGCCAGCATTGAAGCGCGTGGCTTTTGACCAATTTCTGTTTGCTCCAGCTGGTTTGGCGGCTTTTTTTACCTTCATGACAGTTGCTGAGGGAGGTGGTAAGCGTGCTGTGCAGCGCAAGTTCCAGGACGTCTATGTGCCCGCGCTCAAGGCCAATTACATGGTATGGCCGGCGGTCCAAATCATCAACTTTCGGGTCATGCCTATTCAATACCAGATC CCTTTTGTGTCGACCGTGGGAATTGCCTGGACGGCCTACTTGTCCTTGACAAACTCGGCCGATGAAGCCTAA
- a CDS encoding Pgk, 3-phosphoglycerate kinase — protein sequence MSHLGRPDGKPNAKYSLKPVIPELEKLLGKSVTFTDDCVGKSVEDTVNGASNGQVILLENLRFHAEEEGSFKDDEGKKQKVDKSKVEEFRKGLTALGDVYINDAFGTAHRAHSSMVGVDLPQKASGFLVKKELDYFAKALEEPKRPFLAILGGAKVSDKIQLIDNLLGKVNSLIICGGMSFTFKKTLEGVKIGDSLFDEAGSKTVKDLVEKAKKNNVKIVLPVDYITADKFDKDAKTGYAEDKDGIPDGWMGLDCGEKSIKLYKEAIGEAQTILWNGPAGVFEFDKFAKGTKEMLDAAVEAAQSGKIVIIGGGDTATVAAKYGVEDKLSHVSTGGGASLELLEGKDLPGVSALSSK from the exons ATGTCGCATCTTGGCCGCCCAGACGGAAAGCCCAACGCCAAATACAGTCTCAAGCCAGTTATACCTGAATTAGAGAAACTACTTGGCAAGAGCGTAACTTTCACAGATGACTGTGTGGGCAAGTCGGTCGAGGACACCGTCAATGGGGCTAGCAATGGCCAGGTTATTCTACTTGAGAATCTGCGCTTCCACGCTGAAGAGGAGGGTAGCTTCAAGGATGACGAGGGCAAGAAGCAGAAGGTAGACAAGAGCAAGGTTGAGGAGTTCAGGAAGGGCTTGACTGCCCTAGGCGACGTCTACATCA ACGACGCTTTCGGCACTGCCCACCGCGCACATAGCTCCATGGTCGGAGTCGATCTTCCACAGAAGGCCTCTGGCTTCCTCGTCAAGAAGGAGCTTGACTACTTCGCAAAGGCTCTGGAGGAGCCCAAGCGACCCttcctcgccatcctcggCGGTGCCAAGGTCTCAGACAAGATTCAGCTGATCGACAACCTGCTAGGAAAGGTCAACAGCCTGATCATCTGCGGTGGCATGTCCTTCACCTTCAAGAAGACTCTAGAGGGCGTCAAAATTGGCGACAGCTTGTTTGATGAGGCTGGCAGCAAGACTGTTAAGGACCTTGttgagaaggccaagaaGAACAACGTCAAGATTGTTCTGCCCGTCGACTACATCACCGCCGATAAGTTTGACAAGGATGCCAAGACCGGTTACGCTGAAGACAAGGACGGTATTCCAGATGGCTGGATGGGCCTCGACTGCGGTGAAAAGTCAATCAAGTTATACAAAGAGGCCATCGGTGAGGCACAGACTATTCTCTGGAACGGTCCCGCCGGTGTGTTCGAGTTCGACAAGTTTGCCAAGGGTACCAAGGAGATGCTTGATGCTGCTGTCGAAGCTGCGCagagcggcaagattgtCATCATCGGTGGTGGTGACACAGCCACTGTTGCGGCCAAATATGGTGTAGAAGACAAGCTGTCTCACGTTTCTACAGGTGGTGGTGCGTCGCTTGAGTTGCTTGAAGGTAAGGATCTGCCTGGTGTGTCTGCCCTGTCAAGTAAGTAA
- a CDS encoding 26 proteasome complex subunit Sem1 encodes MSGSAQGSNEMKKAVANDSKNGEQPLAPEKKPTAQLEEDDEFEDFPIEDWAEEETQIPNGNTHLWEESWDDDDTNDDFAVQLREELKKLGK; translated from the exons ATGTCCGGATCAGCGCAAGGAAGCAACGAGATGAAGAAAGCCGTGGCCAACGACTCCAAGAACGGCGAGCAACCACTAGCGCCTGAGAAGAAGCCCACCGCACAGCTAGAGGAAGACGACGAATTCGAAGACTTTCCTATAGAGG ACTGGGCAGAAGAGGAGACACAGATCCCCAACGGCAACACACATCTGTGGGAAGAGAGCTGGGATGACGATGACACAAACGACGACTTTGCCGTACAGCTGAG GGAGGAgcttaagaagctaggcAAATGA
- a CDS encoding DUF3808 domain containing protein translates to MFKVGGWLKGHTPGHAKSLDSLSELAQIQDAMSAVTYIMADDIESAEEHLNKGSSPFHQLGAGVCVFMRATLGFEPEIVREAANALSVAENSAYEYQRRAGKDSSAYQSAIYPPGTEYAVCQAEAQLMSAVVGVLNESLTEAIKSFYKLRKAYIALESVMENEKKFVNKKSTSSVNSLRSRPATSKSTSAAASAANPNQATPLTEPHVNKAISEPKKAEDNDDDDIDFVDAAEDRPGDQTPLEYMGHFNFATEKETSVGTNNAQKQTPADSIPNAIEYFERLTLNDEGTPGADIANFSDKPVDIFILSGSNFCFGMLLLILSFIPPSFASLLKIVGFTGDRERGMRMLWQATKFHNIHGAMAGVVLMGYLNGFTNFCDIIPSKGQGAYPKERCIALLRYMRERYPKSHLWLLEEARMLASEKKLEKAVEFIAEAGESKLKQLEALSWFERSLNNMYMHEYEASALAFAKCATLNNWSHGLYYHIIAASYVELYRRNKTTNPVEAKKYGAKAEEYMKMVIPNTGKKKFMARQLPFDVFVVRKIQKWEARAKAWDCDLVDAVGVSPLEEMIYFWNGYKRMRDDHLQVSLANLAWSESAANPHWEKEGPDEKSILNVLRAATLRNMDQTAKAKAILEQEVLPVDRALLTGNFKDNWSAPCARYEMAANVWREADVDGHPEDHPELLVQCKNWLEEVTKWGGFDLDARIGMKITTGKETLRKLGVQC, encoded by the exons ATGTTCAAAGTCGGCGGTTGGCTCAAGGGCCATACGCCCGGACATGCAAAGAGCCTAGACTCTTTGAGTGAACTTGCACAGA TACAGGATGCCATGAGTG CCGTCACCTATATCATGGCCGACGATATCGAGAGCGCGGAAGAACATCTCAACAAAGGTAGTTCGCCTTTTCATCAG CTGGGGGCCGGAGTCTGTGTCTTCATGAGGGCGACATTAGGATTTGAACCGGAAATTGTGCGCGAAG CCGCCAACGCCTTGTCCGTGGCCGAGAATTCCGCGTATGAATACCAAAGAAGGGCCGGGAAAGATTCGAGCGCCTATCAATCAGCCATATACCCTCCAGGTACCGAATACGCCGTATGCCAGGCAGAGGCACAGCTGATGAGTGCTGTTGTCGGTGTACTCAACGAGAGTTTGACGGAAGCGATCAAAAGCTTCTACAAGCTGAGGAAGGCATACATTGCACTGGAAAGTGTGATGGAGAACGAGAAGAAGTTTGTGAACAAGAAGAGCACAAGCAGCGTCAACTCTCTACGATCTCGCCCTGCTACTTCTAAAAGCACATCAGCGGCTGCTTCGGCTGCTAATCCCAACCAGGCGACTCCACTAACTGAACCACATGTCAACAAGGCTATTTCAGAGCCAAAGAAAGCCGAGGACAATGATGACGACGACATCGACTTTGTAGATGCCGCAGAAGACCGTCCTGGAGATCAGACACCACTAGAGTACATGGGTCATTTCAATTTCGCTACTGAAAAAGAGACTTCTGTTGGTACAAACAACGCACAAAAGCAAACCCCGGCCGACTCCATACCAAACGCCATCGAATACTTCGAACGGCTCACTTTGAACGACGAAGGCACGCCAGGGGCCGATATTGCGAACTTCAGTGATAAACCTGTAGACATATTCATTCTTTCCGGATCCAACTTTTGCTTTGGCATGTTACTGCTCATTCTCTCTTTCATACCACCATCTTTTGCTTCTTTACTGAAGATAGTCGGCTTCACTGGCGATAGAGAAAGAGGTATGAGAATGCTGTGGCAAGCTACAAAGTTCCACAACATTCACGGCGCCATGGCCGGTGTTGTGCTGATGGGCTATCTGAACGGATTCACGAATTTCTGTGATATAATACCTTCCAAAGGCCAAGGTGCATATCCCAAGGAACGGTGCATAGCTTTGCTCCGTTATATGCGCGAAAGATACCCAAAGAGCCATCTTTGGCTGCTTGAAGAGGCGCGAATGCTCGCCTCGGAAAAAAAGCTAGAGAAGGCGGTTGAGTTCATCGCCGAGGCGGGCGAATCAAAACTCAAACAACTCGAAGCCCTATCCTGGTTCGAACGCAGTCTCAACAACATGTACATGCATGAGTACGAAGCGTCCGCCTTGGCATTTGCAAAGTGCGCCACTCTCAACAACTGGAGTCATGGGTTGTACTACCACATTATTGCCGCCTCGTATGTGGAACTATATAGGCGGAACAAGACAACAAATCCGGTGGAAGCGAAGAAGTATGGCGCAAAGGCAGAGGAGTACATGAAGATGGTTATCCCAAACACTGGCAAGAAGAAGTTCATGGCACGTCAGCTACCATTTGACGTCTTCGTTGTCCGCAAGATCCAGAAATGGGAAGCGAGAGCAAAAGCATGGGATTGCGATCTTGTGGACGCGGTTGGAGTGTCTCCGCTCGAAGAAATGATCTATTTCTGGAACGGGTACAAGCGGATGCGAGACGACCACCTCCAGGTCTCTCTGGCTAATCTGGCATGGAGTGAATCAGCTGCCAATCCACACTGGGAGAAAGAAGGTCCGGATGAGAAGTCTATTCTCAATGTACTTCGTGCGGCTACCTTGAGGAACATGGATCAGACAGCCAAGGCTAAAGCCATCCTAGAACAGGAAGTTCTGCCCGTTGACCGTGCACTTCTAACCGGCAATTTCAAAGACAACTGGAGTGCGCCTTGTGCGCGGTATGAGATGGCTGCTAATGTTTGGCGCGAGGCCGATGTGGATGGCCATCCTGAAGATCATCCTGAACTGCTGGTTCAATGCAAGAACTGGCTTGAGGAGGTCACCAAATGGGGTGGATTCGATTTGGATGCTAG AATTGGCATGAAGATTACGACAGGAAAAGAGACGCTGCGGAAGTTGGGCGTACAGTGCTGA
- a CDS encoding ankyrin repeat domain containing protein: MALPAPTIDLLLNLIDTRPQSILTSLSQHPHLASARDTHGYSLVHAAASYNQLAVLRELVQKYNADVNMLDEDGETPLFAAEKVEVAKCLVQELSADTSIRNQEGQTAEEKIGEEEGEAHEVYQYLRCLRTGTEPVAAGIIETEGVHPPPPLPEGVKVNVGTMEEDAAGTPDPEIRRRIEELAAREDYDSEEVQQQLRELVQDVVTGISVDDGGRSVRRRVD, translated from the coding sequence ATGGCGCTTCCGGCTCCAACCATTGATCTGCTCCTCAACCTCATCGATACGCGCCCGCAGTCCATCCTCACCTCGCTGTCGCAGCACCCGCACCTCGCCTCAGCCCGCGACACGCACGGCTACTCACTAGTCCACGCCGCCGCTTCGTATAATCAACTCGCCGTGCTGCGCGAACTGGTCCAAAAATACAATGCCGACGTAAACATGCTCGACGAGGACGGTGAAACTCCCCTCTTCGCAGCGGAAAAAGTTGAAGTAGCAAAATGTCTTGTCCAAGAGTTGAGCGCAGACACGAGTATACGAAATCAAGAGGGCCAGACAGCAGAGGAGAAGATTGGCGAAGAAGAGGGTGAGGCGCATGAAGTATACCAGTACTTGAGATGCCTACGCACCGGTACAGAGCCAGTCGCTGCGGGTATAATAGAGACTGAGGGCGTACATCCGCCGCCACCACTGCCTGAGGGTGTCAAGGTCAACGTAGGCACCATGGAAGAGGATGCTGCTGGGACGCCAGACCCAGAGATACGGCGGCGCATTGAGGAGCTAGCTGCACGAGAGGACTATGACTCGGAGGAGGTACAGCAGCAGCTGAGGGAGCTGGTACAAGATGTCGTCACGGGCATCAGTGTTGACGATGGTGGAAGAAGTGTTAGGAGAAGGGTTGATTGA